Proteins encoded together in one Bacteroides ovatus window:
- a CDS encoding response regulator transcription factor yields MYTILIIEDEPRVASLLMNGLEENGYQTMVAYDGLMGLRLFQTHTFDLVISDIVLPKMDGFELAKEIRKTNPHIPILMLTALGSTNDKLDGFDAGADDYMVKPFDFRELNARIKVLLKRVAGNAQELPQELVYADLRIDLQRKDVERNSISIKLSPKEYNLLLYMVENAERVLSRVEIAEKVWNTHFDTGTNFIDVYINYLRKKIDRDFEPKLIHTKAGMGFILTDKL; encoded by the coding sequence ATGTACACAATACTAATTATAGAAGATGAACCCCGGGTTGCAAGTTTGCTGATGAACGGACTGGAGGAAAATGGCTATCAGACAATGGTGGCTTATGACGGACTAATGGGGTTACGGCTTTTCCAGACGCACACATTCGATCTGGTTATATCTGACATCGTTTTGCCTAAGATGGACGGATTTGAACTGGCGAAAGAAATTCGCAAAACCAATCCCCATATCCCTATATTGATGTTGACGGCATTAGGATCGACGAACGATAAACTGGACGGTTTCGATGCCGGTGCAGACGATTACATGGTGAAACCTTTTGATTTCAGAGAGTTAAATGCCAGAATCAAAGTGCTGTTGAAACGTGTGGCGGGTAATGCACAGGAATTGCCGCAGGAACTTGTCTATGCAGATTTGCGTATTGACCTTCAACGTAAAGACGTAGAACGAAACAGCATATCCATAAAACTTTCTCCTAAGGAATACAACTTACTGTTATATATGGTAGAAAATGCCGAAAGAGTATTGAGCAGGGTTGAAATAGCAGAAAAAGTATGGAACACCCATTTTGATACAGGAACGAATTTCATAGATGTATATATCAACTATCTCCGCAAAAAGATAGACAGGGACTTTGAACCGAAACTTATTCATACCAAAGCCGGAATGGGATTCATACTGACCGATAAATTATGA
- a CDS encoding TlpA disulfide reductase family protein, whose amino-acid sequence MMMKKRLFSSLFLLGSLVSQAQHEYTIKGEVKGVKDGTHVSLFLTDGRVGSVVGTDTIRNGTFFFKRNAGESGMDHLSLMCRDTDFPPMALDVYATPGTKIKVTGTNPLIYTWRVDSPVKEQQEHNRFIEDSRDLWDEFQRIAIKESGMRSASEAEREALQTKSDSILAIISQRELNLMKEVPISSVWMEKLLRLSMSLKYNPKFTHKEEILALYDRLNEEQKASIEGQEIKVNLFPPKTVKEGDDMADADLFDLDGKVHHLADFKGKYMLLDFWSSGCGPCIMALPEMKEIQEQYKDRLTIISLSSDTQNRWKAASAQHEMTWQNLSDLKQTAGLYAVYDVNGIPNYVLISPEGKIVKMWSGYGQGSLKLKMRRYLDAPKREMSITGDTNRKVVNHPSFESTNTDILEVKQVELTDTATIVHFYAYYIPKYWIQVSANAQLVDEQGASYTLQKADGITPGEHFFLPESGEAEFSLTFKPLPLKTKLFNFTEGTAKKDWQINGIKLTK is encoded by the coding sequence ATGATGATGAAAAAACGACTATTTAGCAGCCTCTTTTTATTAGGCAGTCTCGTTTCACAAGCACAACACGAGTACACAATTAAAGGTGAGGTAAAAGGAGTGAAAGACGGAACTCATGTTTCCTTATTTTTGACAGATGGACGTGTAGGAAGCGTAGTTGGCACGGATACGATACGTAATGGAACTTTCTTTTTTAAGCGAAATGCAGGAGAAAGTGGTATGGATCATCTGTCTCTCATGTGTCGCGATACGGATTTTCCTCCAATGGCGTTAGATGTTTATGCAACTCCGGGCACAAAAATAAAAGTAACGGGCACAAACCCTCTGATTTATACATGGAGGGTAGACAGTCCGGTAAAAGAGCAACAAGAACATAATAGATTTATCGAGGATTCTCGTGATTTATGGGACGAATTTCAACGTATAGCAATCAAAGAGAGTGGCATGCGATCGGCTTCCGAAGCGGAACGGGAAGCACTTCAAACAAAGAGTGATAGTATATTAGCTATTATCAGCCAGCGGGAATTGAATTTGATGAAGGAAGTCCCTATTTCCAGTGTCTGGATGGAAAAATTGCTCCGTTTGAGTATGTCTTTGAAATACAATCCCAAGTTTACCCATAAAGAAGAAATACTGGCTTTGTATGACAGATTAAACGAAGAACAGAAAGCTTCCATTGAAGGACAAGAAATCAAGGTTAATCTCTTCCCTCCTAAAACGGTGAAAGAAGGAGATGACATGGCAGATGCCGATCTTTTTGATTTAGATGGAAAAGTTCATCATTTGGCTGACTTCAAAGGGAAATATATGTTACTTGATTTTTGGAGCAGCGGTTGTGGTCCCTGCATCATGGCTTTACCTGAAATGAAAGAGATTCAGGAGCAATATAAAGACCGACTCACTATCATCAGTTTGAGTTCGGATACGCAAAATAGATGGAAAGCTGCTTCTGCGCAACATGAAATGACTTGGCAAAACTTAAGTGATCTGAAACAGACTGCAGGACTATATGCTGTGTATGATGTCAACGGTATTCCAAATTATGTTCTTATCTCTCCTGAAGGTAAAATAGTGAAAATGTGGTCGGGCTATGGTCAAGGCAGCCTGAAATTAAAGATGCGTAGATATTTGGATGCGCCAAAGCGTGAGATGAGTATCACCGGGGACACCAATAGAAAAGTCGTTAACCATCCAAGTTTTGAATCGACCAACACTGATATTCTTGAAGTGAAGCAGGTAGAATTGACTGACACAGCCACTATCGTTCATTTCTATGCATATTACATACCCAAATACTGGATACAAGTAAGTGCAAACGCCCAATTAGTAGACGAGCAAGGTGCATCATACACATTACAAAAAGCTGACGGCATTACTCCCGGTGAGCATTTCTTTCTGCCTGAAAGCGGAGAAGCCGAATTTTCCCTAACTTTCAAACCATTACCTCTCAAAACTAAATTATTCAATTTCACGGAAGGAACAGCCAAAAAAGATTGGCAAATAAATGGGATAAAACTTACCAAATAA
- a CDS encoding glycoside hydrolase family 2 protein, whose translation MKKVTTLLSTLALATTLAAQNLPQTERQYLSGHGCDDMVEWDFFCTDGRNSGKWTKIGVPSCWELQGFGTYQYGITFYGKPFPEGVANEKGMYKYEFEVPEKFRGKQVNLVFEASMTDTEVKVNGRKVGSKHQGAFYRFSYNITDFLKYGKKNLLEVTVAKESENASVNLAERRADYWNFGGIFRPVFLEVKPAVNLRHIAIDAKMDGTFRANCYTNISNDGMSIRTQILDKKGKKITETTVPVKAGGDWTSLQLNVSNPALWTAETPNLYKAQFSLLDKAGKVLHSETENFGFRTIEVRESDGLYINGVRINVRGVNRHSFRPESGRTLSKAKNIEDVLLMKSMNMNSVRLSHYPADPEFLEACDSLGLYVMDELGGWHGKYDTPTGVRLIEGMIERDVNHPSIIWWSNGNEKGWNTELDGEFHKYDPQKRPVIHPQGNFSGFETMHYRSYGESQNYMRLPEIFMPTEFLHGLYDGGHGAGLYDYWEMMRKHPRCIGGFLWVLADEGVKRVDMDGFIDNQGNFGADGIVGPHHEKEGSYYTIKQLWSPVQIMNTSIDKQFDGKFSVENRYDYLNLNTCRFLWKQVKFPLATDASNAAVQVLKEGEVQGSDVAAHSAGVLDIRTNILADTDALYLTAIDKYGHELWRWTFPVDKLNQQTEQLSPLSSRPTYTETENDLTVKANKRTFIFSKKDGQLKGVSVDNRKISFANGPRFIGARRADRSLDQFYNHDDEKAKEKDRTYSEFPDAAVFTKLDVKEDGGNLVVTANYKLGNLDKAQWTINPSGDLALDYTYNFSGVVDLMGIRFDYPEDQVISKRWLGAGPYRVWQNRIHGTQYDVWENDYNDPIPGETFTYPEFKGYFGDVSWMNIQTKEGTISLTNETPDTYIGVYQPRDGRDRLLYTLPESGISVLNVIPPVRNKVNSTDLCGPSSQPKWVNGPQTGRVIFRFM comes from the coding sequence ATGAAAAAAGTAACCACTTTATTATCGACCTTGGCGTTGGCAACTACCCTGGCTGCTCAAAACCTTCCACAAACGGAAAGGCAATATCTCTCCGGTCACGGATGCGACGATATGGTTGAATGGGACTTCTTTTGTACCGACGGACGCAATTCCGGCAAATGGACAAAAATCGGTGTACCTTCCTGTTGGGAGCTGCAAGGATTCGGCACCTATCAGTATGGAATCACTTTCTATGGTAAACCATTCCCTGAAGGCGTTGCCAATGAAAAAGGTATGTATAAGTATGAGTTTGAAGTTCCGGAAAAATTCCGCGGCAAACAGGTCAATCTTGTATTCGAAGCTTCAATGACAGATACGGAGGTAAAAGTGAACGGACGCAAAGTTGGTTCCAAACATCAAGGTGCCTTCTATCGTTTTTCATACAACATCACGGATTTTCTGAAATATGGCAAAAAGAATTTACTGGAAGTCACTGTTGCCAAAGAGAGTGAAAATGCCAGTGTGAACCTTGCCGAACGTCGTGCTGATTATTGGAATTTCGGCGGTATCTTCCGTCCGGTGTTCTTGGAGGTGAAACCAGCCGTAAACCTGCGGCACATTGCCATTGACGCAAAGATGGATGGAACTTTCCGTGCCAACTGCTACACAAATATCTCTAATGACGGAATGAGCATCCGTACACAGATTTTAGATAAAAAAGGGAAAAAGATAACGGAAACCACCGTACCCGTAAAAGCTGGAGGCGACTGGACTTCCCTGCAACTGAATGTATCTAATCCCGCATTATGGACAGCGGAAACTCCGAATCTTTATAAAGCGCAATTCTCTCTATTGGATAAGGCTGGTAAGGTTTTGCATAGTGAAACGGAAAATTTTGGTTTCCGCACGATTGAAGTACGCGAAAGCGACGGACTTTATATAAACGGAGTACGTATCAATGTACGTGGTGTCAATCGTCATAGTTTCCGTCCTGAAAGTGGCCGTACATTAAGTAAAGCGAAGAATATCGAAGACGTTCTTTTGATGAAAAGCATGAATATGAATTCCGTCCGTTTGAGCCATTATCCGGCTGACCCGGAATTTTTGGAAGCCTGTGATTCTCTCGGACTTTATGTGATGGATGAGTTGGGAGGCTGGCATGGCAAGTATGATACCCCCACCGGAGTACGTCTGATTGAAGGCATGATAGAACGTGACGTGAATCATCCGTCTATTATTTGGTGGAGTAATGGTAATGAAAAAGGATGGAATACCGAACTGGATGGAGAGTTTCATAAATACGATCCGCAGAAACGTCCGGTTATTCACCCGCAAGGTAACTTCTCCGGTTTTGAAACCATGCATTACCGCTCTTACGGAGAAAGCCAGAACTACATGCGCTTACCGGAAATCTTTATGCCTACGGAATTCTTGCATGGTTTATACGATGGCGGCCATGGTGCCGGATTATACGATTATTGGGAAATGATGCGCAAGCATCCCCGTTGTATCGGTGGATTCCTTTGGGTATTGGCAGACGAAGGTGTGAAGCGTGTAGATATGGACGGATTCATCGATAACCAGGGAAACTTTGGAGCAGACGGAATTGTAGGACCACATCACGAAAAGGAGGGTAGCTACTACACTATCAAGCAGTTATGGAGTCCGGTGCAAATCATGAATACTTCTATCGACAAGCAATTTGATGGCAAATTCTCCGTAGAAAACCGTTACGATTATCTGAATCTGAATACTTGCCGTTTCCTTTGGAAGCAAGTAAAATTCCCGCTGGCAACAGATGCTTCCAATGCCGCTGTTCAAGTGCTGAAAGAGGGAGAGGTGCAGGGTAGTGATGTGGCTGCTCATTCGGCAGGTGTCTTAGATATAAGAACAAATATCCTCGCTGATACAGATGCTCTTTACCTGACAGCTATTGATAAATACGGCCATGAACTTTGGCGCTGGACTTTCCCGGTTGATAAACTGAATCAGCAAACAGAACAGCTTTCTCCCTTGTCCAGTCGTCCTACTTATACAGAGACAGAAAATGATCTTACTGTGAAAGCGAATAAGCGTACATTCATCTTCTCAAAGAAAGACGGACAACTGAAAGGGGTATCTGTAGATAACCGTAAGATTAGTTTCGCCAATGGCCCCCGTTTTATTGGAGCCCGTCGCGCAGACCGCTCATTGGATCAGTTCTATAACCATGATGATGAGAAAGCAAAAGAAAAAGACCGCACATACAGCGAATTCCCGGATGCTGCCGTATTTACGAAACTGGATGTGAAAGAAGACGGAGGTAATCTGGTTGTTACCGCCAATTATAAACTGGGCAATCTGGATAAAGCCCAATGGACAATTAACCCGAGTGGGGATTTGGCTTTGGATTACACCTACAATTTCTCCGGTGTCGTAGACTTGATGGGTATTCGTTTCGACTATCCTGAAGATCAGGTAATCAGCAAACGCTGGCTGGGTGCCGGACCTTACCGTGTATGGCAAAACCGTATTCACGGAACGCAATACGATGTATGGGAAAACGACTATAACGATCCTATTCCGGGTGAGACCTTCACATATCCCGAATTCAAAGGATACTTTGGTGATGTTTCCTGGATGAATATCCAAACGAAAGAAGGCACTATCAGTCTGACAAACGAAACTCCCGACACGTATATAGGAGTATATCAGCCTCGTGATGGCCGCGACCGTTTGCTTTATACTCTTCCCGAAAGCGGAATCTCTGTCCTGAACGTGATTCCTCCGGTACGTAATAAAGTAAACTCCACCGATTTGTGTGGTCCCTCTTCACAACCGAAATGGGTAAATGGTCCACAAACCGGACGAGTCATTTTCCGGTTTATGTAA